caccctttttttttttaaaagcacaccgATGAGCCTGTGTGGCATGAAGCAAATATTAGTGCACTAAATAGTGCTTGAAAtttcacattctagctgtgtaTATTACAAAGTTAAGAACCAGATTGTAGGTAGCCCTGTTGAGCCATAGAATCATCATCTGACAAAACTGTCATGTAATTTTATTAGAATCAACCAAAATGTATATGGTGTGCAGGCTTTTGAGTTACACTGAATTCTTAAGCTGGGGGAAAGAgtgtgggggagagaaaatgactcTAGGTAGCTTACATATATAACTGCTGGCTTGTATATGGTCAAAAGGCAATTACATGCACATACTTCTCTTCCCAGTAGCTCggattgctaacctccaggtgtggctggCGATCTCCTGTAATTATAATTTACCTTCAGTCCACgaaaatcagttcctctggagaaaatggctgctatggggcaTTATGCCCCAGTGAGCACCCTCcgctccctaaaccctgcctacCCCAGTTTCTATCCCCAAACCTCCCAGCAAAGCATTCTGGGGAGCTTGAGAGCTTTCGcactgttttgtgatattttggttagTTGTTATACAAAGATGTTTCATGActtcttttaaaaaggtaaaaacCAAGTAAAGGAAAAATAATAGGAACAAGAATAGTGAAGATCGGGGGCAGGGAGCACCTAGATAACAGCCTTGCAGGAGGCTGAGTTCATGCAGGTAATGCCGGGTTCTAGAAAACTCAACatcacttttttttgtttttattgtttgccagttctgtaatcctagtcctactgtattgttcattgaatgcctTGTGCTGTTTGactgaatttttgtttgtttcataatCTGCCTCACATCTCCTCAAGAAAGAAAGGGCAATAAATGTACAGATTCAGCCCTACTCCATTTTATCTCTACTacagccctgtggggtaggttaggctgagacagaataACGGATCCAGGGTCACCTAGTAAGGTTCATGGCAAgcatagaatccaccccctgcGCACGTCCTAGTCCATcagtctaaccaccacaccacaacGATGCAGGAGCAAAAGGGTTAAGCATGCACACAACCAGAACTGCTGCTCTAGTCAAATGGGTAGCTTCACCCTAATGCACACtgaatttcattaaaaaaataaaactgggaGGTCCGATAGCAAATCTTTTGCATGGTGTATACTCAGCTTCTCTCATCCCTTCCTTAACTGGTATTTGAAGTTGATTTGAACTTGGGAGTACAAAAGCCTCCTGGCTGGCCCCCTTCGAAATAAAGGCACCTGAAGGTGTGGCAGAGGCCACTTAATCCCGTTTGAGAAGGAACACCtttctattatatttatttaaaggaCCATATATTTGTGTCCGTGTGATGATTGATTATCCcactccctttctttctcttcaaGTGTTTTGTTGAGTCTACCTTACGTAAGCCTGGTGTTTAGAAGTACCCATGAAGCTAGcacttacatttaaaaaaataatagggTCTAGGGATTTTCAAGGTCATTGGTACGTGCTGTTTGATCGCTCATAATACACTGGGCATGTTGAGTGCAGTTTGGGAGACAGGAGCCATAGAGGGGAGTCAGTAATCAAGAAATTTCTCCTTGACCCAACTCTTGCTTGAAGAATACTATAAGCTCTTGGGCCTGCCCACTTTTTTTCATTGGTTTTTCCTTTAACTATCAACTGcccttggtagggttgccaagtccaggttgggaaattcctggagattttgggggcagagcctgaagagggtgggatttggggagaggaggggcttcagtggggtataattccatagagtttacccttcaaagcagccgttttctccaggggaactgatctctgtttcctggagaacagttgtaattccaggagatctccagctatcacctggaggctggcaagtcaAGCCCTTGGCTTTCTGTGTCTCCTAGAGTATGCTCAGTCCTCATCAGGATATTGCTTGGTGTTAGggattctaaaaacatttttttccctacATACCTGAGGAGTCACCCAAGTATCAGAAATCCCTGTTTTGTCTGTGGGTTGCCTCATCCCACTACTGTGCTGGGAAAACACTCTAACGTCTACTGTATTGTTGAAAGGAGTAGCAATAGCAGTGAATCTACTTGGCCTTGCCAAGACGTCACCTGAGGCCAAGTTAGACCTTATGCAGCAAATGTGTCTGACAATTGCTCAAGAATTtcttctttaaaacaaaaacagttaTGAGAGATGGCAAATTTGATTGGAGGAGTATTGCAGGGAGACAGAATGCTTCATCTTTTTCCACAGAAAAGCTTTCTGTTCAGAATTGTCCTCCCAAAGTTGCTTTTTCCTCAGCGTATCTACCAAGCAGTGTCTGTTTGTTAGGAGTTAATCCATTGTGCATGTATGTAGACTGATTAGTCTGATCGATATTCCAAGGAAGCTAATGGTAAAATGACACTCCTGTCATCTTGAAATACTGCCATCTTGGCTGACAATATTTTAGAGGTTTTTTTGTTCAGAAATCTTAAACTTCAAATTGTTAAACACAAATCTTTTagcattttatatttaaaaagacaaaagatTTGtgtttaacaggaaaaaaaataatgaacagtAAATTTGCTATACATTTACTGACAATGCAGAGCCAGCCCCAGAACCAATCTGTCCTTTACACAAAACTCCTTGCTTTTGCAGTGCCGCCCTCTCAGATTTATTTTTAAGcacatttttaacctgccctttctccaaggagctcagagcagagcacaacaGTCTCCCTTCCACCATTTTAACCCTGACAATGACCCGGTGAGGCAGGTTCAGCTGAGAGTGAGTAATTAAGCCAAGGGCACTCAGGGCCCAGCTAGatctgcaggtttttaaagagctggggcTGTTTCCCAGGCCCAACTCAGGTgcccacagccatacagcagttaaaaagtaaatggttcttaaaaaataaaggagagcccaaatggcctcagaatgcctccgtgCCTCAAGTCATTTCCCCacgtcaaaatagcatgggagggttccctcctgtttttactgttccacatgcacagaatactcctcAGGGAGCAGAAAAACCAAGGAAAAAAGAACTCCTTGCCCTGCTATTTTGACGGGGGGGGGACGAATtgaggggaagagggaggagcCCCGCCCACTGTAGAGgcgttctgaggccatttagggtctcctttatttttaacagctactccccaaagctgctgtgtagcttcagggaactcgagttgggggggggggtctggggaacccagacccaactctttaaaaacctgcatgtctagcttggccctcagcaaaCTTCCAAGCAAAGTGGAGaattcaacctgggtctcccaacaCTTTAATCACCACATCACTCTTCAGTTAGCATTATTAAAAGATTTTATCAAACTACGGTTTTATACTTTAATTCCAAACTGTTAACTTTGTACAGACAATTAATGAAAGGAGATAGGGAGAGAAAAATAATAATGCAATCATACTGTTTCCTTCCCTCTCCAACCCCCTTGTTCTTCAGTTACCCATAATACTTCAAGCAGGATGCGGTGGTTTGGTGATTGCTTGCAATGCCATAATGTGGACCTTCTTTGCCAAAGCCTTAAAGTACTCCTCCTCTTCAGCAGCAGCCACTGTGACCTCAACCGCTTCCAATTTCATCTCTTCTGTaagtacaagcagggctttttttcagctggaacgcggtggaacggagttccggaacctcttgaaaatagtcacaggggctggttgccccgccccctgatctccagacagaagggagttgagatcgccctccgcaccatgcggcgtggagggcaatctcaactcccctctgtctggagatcagggggcgaggccacaagcccatgtgaccattttctccaagggcaacccactgagttccaccacctcttttcccagaaaaaaagccctgagtacaagtGACATCATAGAGCTTGCCTACATGATCGGTCAGAGCATGTTCCAGCCACATGTGTACGATGCTTCTGAATGTCAAGGAGATAGCACATTGCACGGTTTGCCTTTTTAAGAGAAAAACAGAATGGTAGGGGAAtagctgcagaggagttagccgtgttagtctgtggtagcaaaatcaaaaagagtccagtagcacctttaagactaaccaattttattgtagcataagcatttgagaatcaagttctctgtgtggctgtttgttctttttcttcttcaatgTAAATCTGGCTGGGGAGTGTTCTAGTGAAGAGAGGAGGGCAGTGCAAAACCTCTAAggaactggggtgtgtgtgtgttaaactaAATTAAAACAAATTGCAGACCAAATGATGATGGGAAGAAAACAGGACAAACTGGCCAatgttcagtatttttaaaatgactgAGAGTTCCATTCTGGAACATTGCAGTAGGGTAGCACTAAGGGTTGAATCCAGACTatattttccagtggcagaatggcgCTTTCCTGCTTCTCCCCTCTCACTGCAGTCCACTTATGTCCGCAAAATGCTGCTTCAGGGGGATCAGAGGAACCTGAGGGATTACATTAGATCTGCAGAGGTAAACGGGTGCCAGTGGAAATTGTCAATTTAGTCAGGATCCAACTCAAACCTAAAattttgaaagaaaacaaaagtttTAAAATCCCTCTTTTCATAAAGTTCATTTAATACTATGACTAGTTCAGGACTTCGTGGTctaaaaagaagtaaataatgtaaatggGGCTTGATAATTGGTTTTACCAATAGTTGTATTGTTCTctatgattttaaatattttttcttactTCAAGAGTGTAACAAGTGTTTCAGATTTCTGGAATCTGGAATAAAATGTTTAGGTAGAAGTAGTAAATGTTTAAGACCAGCTTGTGAAAAATATTTTCAGAATCCAATTTTTAGAGATGTTTTCTTACCTTTATTTCCTTCAAAGAAAGTCAGTCTTTTAATTGTCAGAAGGCATCTGGGTATAAGGAAAATATACCATCCAGACCTGAGGGGGATTGCTCTGTTTTGGTTTACAACAAATGCAATGCCTGATCAGAAATTCAAGATTAAAGGGGTTTAAGTTAGCACAAATCGAAATTTGCTGTATCTGTTCATGCAAACTGGAAATAGAAGAATCTGTGATTTAATCTACAGTATAGCTACCAAATTGTGGGACACCCTTCTTTTCTTTTCAGGCTTTTCTTGGCAATTTGCTGTTTGGGGAGACTCATGCTCTGTTATGGTGGATAGGGATATCTGTTACGCTCTTTGGCCTTCTGCTGCTCCACACTGCTCCACCTCCATCAGAAGCACAAAGGCatccaaaggaaaagaaaacatagAAACTTAAACGGTGTTTGTTCTCTGGACTGGACCAGTGGCGCATCTAGTCTAGCACACAGGACCAGCCTGTTGCCCTGGAGGGTCAACAAAAAAAgagtagaggccaaggccttcccctggtgTTGCCTCCTAAAGAGGTTAATTGCCTTTAGATGTGGATGTTCCCTTTGATCTTTTTGGCTAGTAGAtctctcttccatgaatctaATTCCCTTTCAAAGCCACCTGTGCTAGCAACCTTCATTATAGACACTGGCAAGGAATTCCACCATTTACTTACTTGTTGAGTGAAGAAGCACTTCCTCAAAAAAAGCCTCAAAGGGCCTTCTGTTTCTGTCACGAACAGGAAATCTCACCAGAACAAAACCAATGCTTTTGGCTTTCTCTGGCAATGCGTTCTCTAGTTTTGTTTATGTAGATGGATTTACTGCCAATATATGATGGTAAGTATCTCAAAGGATGTGATTAAAGTCACAGTTATGTCAAACTCCAGCGCATCGAACCATGAAGGAGGAGGGTTATCGAAAAGGGATGTTTTCAGCTCTCTGGACTCTTAGGTATGCTTCAGGGGGTTTGGTAAATAAGAAGAGTTAACTTAACACTGAACTTGAAGGCAGCTACGACCTGGAACTTTGCAAGACTGACTAGACCAAATGTTCTTTGACAATTCGATGCACTGCCACATCCTGCTGAATCTCTTGGCTGGGCTGCTGACTTCAGGTTTTTAACACAAACAACTAATTCTACACATTTGAGCTCTTTGTGATCTACAGGACCTGCATGTATTTTGTACTCGGAGTGTGGGTGTTGTTCTTCTGTCGCGGTGTACTGCCTTACACATTAAAAGAAACGAGCCCTACTTGAAACATATGGATTGATGCTTCTGGAAACATTGTTTGGTGGTGTCATGCAATGCCTGCTAACCCACCTTTAATATagtgcttgtttgttttgtttgttttgtttgtttcagctTCTATTGCCTGCACAggaaggctcagggcggattacactttataaaacatttcaacatataCTGCTCAGAGTGATGATCAAATTCAGtcctattattatccccacagtacagctggggtgctggggctgagaggagtggcatacCCAGTGCcctctactgagctcatggcagtagaaggattcgaaccagcagattgctgagttgccaccaaaccccttaactgctatgctacagcatcCTCTGCATGTAACTGAGTCCCAGATCTTTACATGTTCAGTTCTGTGCAGTAAGGCCTTGTGGTCTGTCGCAGTAAAGGGTTAGACCTGGTAGGCCTGGGTTCAAACCCCTTTTCCATCATTGAGTCACTGGGGACCTTGTGAAGGTCATTCTTTCTTAGGGTTAGTTGGCTATCTGTAAAATGGTAACAAAAAGACCTGCTTCTCAGGATGTGATAAGGAAGTGATATTTAAATTGTTACCCAAAGCAAAACAAGGATTCTGGGAGCAGGACCTAGGCACCTTGCTCTCTGCAGTGCCAGGAGAGGGTCCATGGCTTAGTTTTAGAGTatccgcttggcatgcagaaggtcccaggttcaatccccagcatcttcagttaaaaggttcTTGTCGCAggttgtgaaagacctctgcctgagaccctggagagcagctgccaatcagagtggACAATGACGACCTTGATAGACCCagactgactcagtataaggcagcttcgtgtattCTCGGTAGCTTATCTGAGGCGGGAGATGCTGACCTTCTCTTGGTTGCACTTCATGTACCATCAGTATAGATGGCCAGAGATCAGCTCAGGAGTCGTGACAGAAGGGGCACATCAGCTCTCACTAGATCCTTTAGGGCAGTTCAAAGCTGCTACGTCCTAGCATTGAAAGAGTGTGAACGCtttactctgccatggcagcttctggGTGGCCTCATATCAGTCACTCACACTCAGGCTAACTTAgctggttattgtgaggataaaatggaggaagggggaacagtgttgtaagctgtttggggtctctgtggcttgtttgtttttttagacCTGCAACAGAAGATAAGTTGGTTGAAAATCTCCTAAATGGAAATACTAAGGAGCAGCAACATTTTCATGGAAGGGGTGAGAAGGCTGCATTTGTACATGGACCAACAAAATTATGATAGAAATAAAAAAGATGTTATTCACAGAGTTGTAAggaaaataaacatattcagataCTACTGGATTTTATCATACATTTCTAGTTACCTAGggatggaaatacacattaccaagtatctagggatgctcattgagtgaacctcatttcatgtgtcccgcctccaactttcca
Above is a window of Eublepharis macularius isolate TG4126 chromosome 11, MPM_Emac_v1.0, whole genome shotgun sequence DNA encoding:
- the TMEM42 gene encoding transmembrane protein 42 translates to MAGVWGSAYAAAAGLWGALAACAAKLALGADYLRGGCAAVVGSAAGPCDWLPIILQAGCGGLVIACNAIMWTFFAKALKYSSSSAAATVTSTASNFISSAFLGNLLFGETHALLWWIGISVTLFGLLLLHTAPPPSEAQRHPKEKKT